In one window of Qipengyuania profundimaris DNA:
- a CDS encoding class I SAM-dependent methyltransferase: MHQTAQPSSATSASLKTCHHCSEPLTTRLADLGFSPIANDLIDPERIDEPELHYPLEVRVCDNCLLAQAVHSIDAAALFRADYTYFSSHSATWLAHAKAYVETMVDRFDLDQTSRVVELACNDGYLLQYVKRAGIPCLGIEPTGGPAEAARAEGIEVRGDFFSERMGKALADEGWSADLIVANNVLAHVPRIDDFVRGAKALLKPEGVATYEVQHLLRLMQRNQFDTIYHEHFSYLSLLAAERIFSAADLRIFAVENLPTHGGSVRFYVCHADAARPTEQSVEEMRRDELAYGLDKAETYAAWHRQVRKTKLNLLGLCRDLKQQGKSIVAYGAPAKGVTLLNYCGIGADMIDFTVDRAPSKAGKLMPGVRIPILEPAQIEKARPDYILILPWNLKDEIKAQMSKARDWGAKFIVPIPYAAIED, translated from the coding sequence ATGCACCAGACAGCGCAGCCGTCGAGTGCGACTTCGGCATCGCTGAAGACCTGCCACCACTGTTCCGAGCCGCTCACGACGCGATTGGCAGACCTCGGTTTCAGCCCAATTGCCAACGATCTGATCGATCCCGAGCGGATCGACGAGCCGGAACTGCATTATCCGCTCGAGGTCCGCGTTTGCGACAATTGTCTCCTTGCGCAGGCCGTACACTCGATCGATGCAGCGGCGCTGTTCAGGGCGGACTATACCTACTTCTCGTCACATTCGGCCACCTGGCTCGCGCATGCCAAGGCTTACGTAGAAACCATGGTCGACCGTTTCGACCTCGACCAGACCAGTCGCGTGGTCGAACTTGCATGCAACGACGGCTATCTCCTTCAGTACGTGAAGCGGGCGGGCATACCGTGCCTCGGCATCGAACCGACCGGCGGGCCGGCGGAGGCGGCCCGCGCCGAGGGCATAGAGGTACGTGGTGACTTCTTCTCCGAGCGCATGGGCAAAGCCCTTGCCGACGAAGGCTGGAGCGCTGATCTCATCGTCGCCAACAATGTCTTGGCGCACGTGCCACGGATCGACGATTTCGTCCGTGGAGCGAAGGCCCTGCTCAAGCCGGAGGGTGTCGCAACTTACGAGGTACAGCACCTGCTGCGCCTTATGCAGCGCAACCAGTTCGATACGATCTATCACGAGCATTTCTCATATCTGTCGCTTCTGGCGGCCGAGCGAATCTTCTCCGCGGCCGACCTTCGGATCTTCGCGGTGGAAAATCTGCCCACCCACGGGGGATCGGTCCGCTTCTACGTCTGTCATGCCGACGCGGCGCGCCCGACTGAGCAATCGGTCGAGGAGATGCGCCGCGACGAACTCGCCTATGGTCTCGACAAGGCGGAAACCTACGCTGCCTGGCATCGACAGGTGCGCAAGACGAAGCTGAATCTGCTCGGGCTTTGCCGAGATCTCAAACAGCAGGGCAAGTCGATCGTCGCGTATGGGGCGCCGGCAAAAGGAGTCACCCTCCTCAACTATTGCGGCATCGGGGCCGACATGATCGATTTCACTGTCGATCGCGCGCCGTCCAAGGCGGGCAAGCTGATGCCCGGCGTCCGCATCCCCATCCTCGAACCCGCGCAGATCGAGAAGGCCAGGCCGGATTACATCCTGATCCTTCCCTGGAACCTGAAGGACGAGATCAAAGCCCAGATGTCTAAGGCGCGCGACTGGGGCGCGAAGTTCATCGTGCCGATCCCTTACGCGGCGATA